A stretch of DNA from Mycobacterium senriense:
AGGTTGCCCTCAACGAGGAGAAGGTCAGCGTCGGCGTCGGCGCCGGCAACAAGAAGCCCGGCACCAACGGCCACACCAACGGTTCCCTGGCGGCCAAGAAGCTGGTCGGCGGCCTGACCTCGCGCAACGGCATCGCCAAGGCCATCGTGGGGGCGGACCGGCCCGTTCACCCGGTGACGCTGTGGCGGGGACGCCTGTCGGTCGCGATCGACGCGCTGGAAAGCGACACCGCCGCGGGCGACGGACCGAGCTACGAGCGGCGCAGCCCCGTGGAGACCACTAACGTGCAGCTGCCCACCGGCGACCGGCTGCTGGTCCCGACCGGCGCCGAGACCCTGCGGCTGAAGGGCTACCTGATCATGTGCCGTAACAGTCGGCGCGACTATGCCGATTTTGCAGACATGGTCGATGCGTTGGAGCCGGAGACCGCCGCGGTGGTGCTGGCCGGAATGGACAGGTATTACTGTTGTAAATCATCTAGGCAGCAGTGGATTGCCACCCAGTTGGTCCGTCGACTCGCAGATCCTGACCCCCGCGATTACCCGGAAGATCAGGGATCGGAAGCCGACGCTAACGCGGACTGGGAGGGAATAAGGCAACGCTGCCTGGCCGTGGCCGTAGCGATGCTGGAGGAGGCGAGGTGACGTTGGCACCCGACCGACGCCCCGCACCGCCGCCCCGCCCGCCGGGCCCCGAACAGCGGCCACGCGGCAACGGACCGTCCGGGTCCTTCCAGGACCCGGACCAGCCGGTGGAATTCTGGCCGACCGCGGCCATCCGGTCCGCGCTGCAGGGTGGTGACATCGCGACCTGGAAGCGCATCGCCGGAGCGCTGAAGCGCGACCCGTACGGGCGGACCGCCCGCCAGGTCGAGGAGGTCCTCGAAGGCACCCGGCCGTACGGCATCGCCAAGGCGTTGTGGGAGGTGCTCGAGCGGGCCCGCACCCACCTGGAGTCCAACGAGCGCGCCGAGGTGGCGCGTCACGTGCGGCTCCTGATCGAACGGTCGGGTCTGGACCCGCAGGAGTTCGCGTCCCGCATCGGGGTCACGGCCGAGGAGTTGGGCAGCTACCTCGACGGCAGCACCAGCCCGACGGCCGCGCTGATGATCCGGATCCGGCGGTTGTCGGACCGGTTCGTCAAGGTGAAGGCCGCTCGGTCCGCCGAAGCCAACTGATCAGGGCTACCTGACCGGCAGCACGTCGGCGACCAGCCAGTCGCTGCCCCGCTTGGTCAGCGTCACGCGCAGCGCCGGCGCCGCCTGACTGGGCGGCTGTCCGGGGGTGTTCTGGGTGACCCGCAGGATCACCGCCACACTGGCCGCCGTCGGTCCGAGGGCCTCGACTCCGGCCGACACCGTGGTGGCCTGCGCCGTGACGTTGTGCTGGGCCAGCTCGGCGCTGGACTTGCTGTACTGCTCCTTGAACGCGGCCGCATGCTCCGGGACGATCATCGCCGTGGCCCGGTCGATGGAGCCGGTCGGCGCGGTGGGGCTGAACGACGCCATCGCCTCCGCCATGCCGGTCGCGGTCGCAACGACCTGGTGCGAGTTGTTGGTGAAGTCGTTGTCGGCCCTCGTCCAGTGCGTGTAGCCGGTCGCCACGGCCGTGGTCAGCGCCGCGGTGCACAGCAGCACGACGGCCAGCCGCAGCCCCGGGGCGTCGTCGTCGGTGCCGACGCTGACCGAGTCGCGACGCAGCAGCCAGAAGTTGATCGCCACGCCTTCGACGATCAGCAGGATCAGCACCGAGCACGCCGACACCCACCACAGCGGCCAGCCCAGCACCAGCCCGATGGCCAGCAGGGCCGCGATCGCGGCCAGCGGGGCCAGGATGTCGAAGGCGAATAACCGCCAGATGTTCCTCATCGGGTCCTCACCTGATCGAAGCCAATCCGGAGATCATCTGCTTGCCGTCCACGTCGGAGACGTCCAGCCGCAGGTTCCAGTGCACGGTTTGCGGCTTGGCGCCGACGTTTTCGCTGACCGACGTGGCGATCACCAT
This window harbors:
- a CDS encoding XRE family transcriptional regulator, which translates into the protein MTLAPDRRPAPPPRPPGPEQRPRGNGPSGSFQDPDQPVEFWPTAAIRSALQGGDIATWKRIAGALKRDPYGRTARQVEEVLEGTRPYGIAKALWEVLERARTHLESNERAEVARHVRLLIERSGLDPQEFASRIGVTAEELGSYLDGSTSPTAALMIRIRRLSDRFVKVKAARSAEAN